The DNA sequence GCCCATGTGCCTTCTGAGGATATGGCAATTTCCCTGAGGATTTTTACCCGTCCGGCATGTCAGCGGATCATCCGCGCCGCATTTGATTATGCCCGTCAGCATGGCTACAAATCGGTTACTATCTGTGAGAAACCGAATGTTGTGCGCGAGACCAGCGGGATGATGGAACTGGAGGCTAAGAAGATCGCCGCTGAGTATCCTGATATTCAACTCTGGTCGGTCAATATTGATGCGATGATGATGTGGATGACTAAGAACCCAGAGGACTACGGGGTGATTGTTTCCGGAAATATGTTTGGCGATATCGTATCCGACGGCTTTGCCGGACTAGTGGGCGGGCTGGGGTTCGCCTATTCAGCAAACATCGGACCGGAAGTGGCAGTTTTTGAGCCAACCCACGGTTCAGCGCCCAAATATGAGCGGCTCTCGCCTTCAATCGTTAATCCAATTGCGATGATCATGGCAGCAGCGATGATGCTCGATTATATCGGAGAGAAGGAAAAGGCGGATCGGATCGAAAAGGCAGTGGCAAGGGTAGTTGCCGAGGGCAGAGTTAGGACTTATGACATGCTCCGCCTGTCCGGCGGTCCGGATGTATTCCAGCATGGTGCGGCATCGACTCAGAAAATGACCGATGCAATTATTGCAGCGCTGTGAGGGGTTTGATGATTACCGCAGATGAAATCCGAAAGCTGTTTCAGCATCAGCTGGAGAGAATAAAGGATGAAAAACTGCGGGAGCAGGTGGTCCAGGTGTGGGTGACAGCAGCAGCACTCGGAGGCTGGGAGTCGATTGAGGACCTGCAGCGCCTGCCATTTACCATTCTGACCGATACAAAGGGGATCAATATTGTTGAGCATACGATCGCGGTAACCGAAGGGGCGCTGGGATTAGCAGAGGCACAACTGCGCGCCTACCGTCAGATGCCTTATCCGGTAAATTTTGACCGGTTGATTGCAGGTGGACTGTTACATGATGTGGGTAAGCTTGTGGAGGTGCATCCTGATGGCAAAGGTGGTTACAAGAAAAGTCGGGCAGGTGAATTGGCCCGTCATCCAATTTCCGGGGCGATCATCGCTGCCAAGGTCGGGCTATCCGATGACGTAATCAATACAATCGCCTGTCATGCGAAGGAGGGGGAGGGTGCACCCAAAGTGCTGGAGACGGTGCTGATTCATCAGGCTGATTTTGCCACTTTTGACCCCCTTGTCATGATGCAGAAAGGACAGCTGATTTTATGAGTATGACCATTGTTGAGAAGATTATCGCCCAACACTCCGGGCGAACACAGGTACAGCCGGGCGATATTGTGGAAATGAAGATCGATGTCCGCGTGGCGCGCGATTTTGGCGGTGCAAATGTGGTCAAGGAGCTCGAGGAACATGGGCTTGGTGTTGACGACCCGAAACGGACTTTCTTTACATTTGATTGCAATCCCACCGGTTCCGATCAGAAGTATGCAGCGAATCAGCAGCTCTGTCGGGAGTTTGCCCGGAAATGGGGGATCAGAATCTTTGATATCGATGCGGGTATCGGCACCCATCTTGCAATTGATGAAGGTCTGGCAGGCCCGGGCGATACTTTGGTCTCCACCGATTCGCATGCAAATATTCTTGGCGCAATCGGTGCCTTCGGGCAGGGGATGGGCGATAGGGATATCGCCTATGCTTGGGCTAAGGGAAAAGTCTGGTTTGAAGTGCCCCCAACTGTGCGGGTTGAACTGAACGGCATGCCATCTGTATCAGTTACCCCTAAGGATGTCGGTCTGGCGCTTTTACGTTACTTCGGTGCAAACGGACTGTTAGGTTGTGCGGCCGAGGTGTATGGTGAATATGCGCACCAGTTGAGCCTTGACGGCCGGATAACAGTCGCCTCCCTGGGAACCGAAATGGGGGCGATTATTATTCTATTTCCGCCCAGTGCTGAGGTGCTTGAATACTGCCGGCAGCGGATCGGTAGAACGGTGGAACCGGTTTATGCCGATCCGGATGCAAATTATCTGCGAGTTGACCGTGTTGATCTTGCCGGAATCGAACCGCTCATCTCCCGGCCCGGACATCCGGAGGATGTAGTAACGGTAACGAGTGTCGCCGGGAGAAAGGTTGATTCGGTTTTTATCGGTTCCTGCACGAATGGCCGAATGGAGGATCTCCGAGTGGTGGCAGAGGTGTTGAAAGGCAGAAGGGTAGCACCTGGAGTTGTGCTCAAAATTGTGCCGGCAACCGATGCTATCTGGCAACAGTGTCTTCGAACCGGTTTAATGGAGATTTTTAAACAGGCAGGAGCGCTCGTCGGTAATGCCGGCTGTGCCGGATGTGCTGCCGGACAGATTGGTCAGAACGGTCCCGGGGAGGTGACAGTTTCTACCGGCAACCGTAATTTTACCGGTAAGCAGGGGAAGGGCGAGGTTTATCTGGCATCGCCGGCAACTGCCGCGGCTTCAGCGGTTGCCGGTATCATTACCACCAGCGACCGCATCCCCCCCGTGCCGGTTACATTTGAGAGTAGGGAACCGGCGAAGATAATTACTGCTGCGCCGACACAACCGGCATCTGTGCCGCCGCTGGTGATCACGGGTCGGGTCTGGGTAGTCAGAAAGGACAATGTCGACACGGATCAGATTTACCATAACCGGCATCTCACTGTAACCGACATCCGGGAGATGGGACAGTTCGCCTTTGGCAATCTGCCCGGCTGGGAAGACTTTCCCCAAAAGGCACAGCCG is a window from the candidate division WOR-3 bacterium genome containing:
- a CDS encoding HD domain-containing protein, encoding MITADEIRKLFQHQLERIKDEKLREQVVQVWVTAAALGGWESIEDLQRLPFTILTDTKGINIVEHTIAVTEGALGLAEAQLRAYRQMPYPVNFDRLIAGGLLHDVGKLVEVHPDGKGGYKKSRAGELARHPISGAIIAAKVGLSDDVINTIACHAKEGEGAPKVLETVLIHQADFATFDPLVMMQKGQLIL
- a CDS encoding aconitase/3-isopropylmalate dehydratase large subunit family protein, yielding MSMTIVEKIIAQHSGRTQVQPGDIVEMKIDVRVARDFGGANVVKELEEHGLGVDDPKRTFFTFDCNPTGSDQKYAANQQLCREFARKWGIRIFDIDAGIGTHLAIDEGLAGPGDTLVSTDSHANILGAIGAFGQGMGDRDIAYAWAKGKVWFEVPPTVRVELNGMPSVSVTPKDVGLALLRYFGANGLLGCAAEVYGEYAHQLSLDGRITVASLGTEMGAIIILFPPSAEVLEYCRQRIGRTVEPVYADPDANYLRVDRVDLAGIEPLISRPGHPEDVVTVTSVAGRKVDSVFIGSCTNGRMEDLRVVAEVLKGRRVAPGVVLKIVPATDAIWQQCLRTGLMEIFKQAGALVGNAGCAGCAAGQIGQNGPGEVTVSTGNRNFTGKQGKGEVYLASPATAAASAVAGIITTSDRIPPVPVTFESREPAKIITAAPTQPASVPPLVITGRVWVVRKDNVDTDQIYHNRHLTVTDIREMGQFAFGNLPGWEDFPQKAQPGDIIVTGANFGAGSSRQQAVDCFKSLGIALIIARSFGAIYFRNAVNAGLAVMTADLMDYVQNGDQIQVNLKTGEIILLDKKIRLQGKPFSQVQLEIYQRGGLLS
- a CDS encoding isocitrate/isopropylmalate family dehydrogenase, translated to MAKRTIVTMPGDGIGRIVLPEALRVLRAVGFDAEFVHGDVGWEFWCKEGNALPERTIKLLEEHKIGLFGAITSKPKDKAEAELDPALKGKGYVYYSPIVTMRQHFNLDICIRPCRSFPGNPLNFIRRKGDGFEEPKVDVVIFRQNTECLYAGVEWTNPPAEVRRALETHKKMKAFAHVPSEDMAISLRIFTRPACQRIIRAAFDYARQHGYKSVTICEKPNVVRETSGMMELEAKKIAAEYPDIQLWSVNIDAMMMWMTKNPEDYGVIVSGNMFGDIVSDGFAGLVGGLGFAYSANIGPEVAVFEPTHGSAPKYERLSPSIVNPIAMIMAAAMMLDYIGEKEKADRIEKAVARVVAEGRVRTYDMLRLSGGPDVFQHGAASTQKMTDAIIAAL